Proteins from one Terriglobus tenax genomic window:
- a CDS encoding ABC transporter ATP-binding protein codes for MVAVDEMEPVTTPAMAEVAHLCGVTRRYGAHTAVDDVSLTLRAGEVVALLGPNGAGKTTAIKLLLGLLGPDAGEVRIFGGNPRETATRTRIGAMLQVARVPETLKVKEYVDLFRSYYPAPLSVQHIVRVAGLAGIENRMFSQLSGGQKQRLLFALAICGNPDLIFLDEPTLGMDIETRHALWQQVRDLAAQGKTVLLTTHYLEEADGLASRIVVINKGKVIAEGTPSQIKAKVTGRTIKCVTDLEESVLWTLPEVTSVEVKLGVTIVRTAQAEAVIRQMLRMDESLHSLEITSPALEDAFLALTKGEE; via the coding sequence ATGGTGGCGGTGGACGAAATGGAACCGGTAACAACACCGGCGATGGCAGAGGTGGCCCATCTGTGCGGTGTCACCCGGCGGTATGGCGCACATACGGCGGTGGACGATGTCTCGCTCACGCTGCGCGCGGGTGAGGTGGTTGCGCTGCTTGGCCCCAACGGCGCCGGGAAAACAACGGCAATCAAGCTGCTGCTCGGTTTGCTCGGTCCGGATGCCGGCGAGGTGCGCATCTTCGGCGGCAACCCGCGCGAGACCGCAACCCGCACCCGCATCGGAGCCATGCTGCAGGTGGCGCGCGTGCCGGAGACCTTGAAGGTCAAGGAGTACGTTGACCTGTTCCGCAGCTACTATCCCGCACCGCTCAGCGTGCAGCACATCGTGCGCGTCGCAGGCCTGGCAGGCATTGAGAACCGCATGTTCAGCCAGCTCAGCGGAGGCCAGAAGCAGCGTCTTCTTTTTGCCCTGGCCATCTGCGGCAACCCGGACCTGATCTTCCTGGATGAACCGACGCTGGGCATGGACATCGAAACGCGGCACGCTCTGTGGCAACAGGTACGCGACCTTGCCGCACAGGGAAAGACTGTTCTGCTGACTACGCACTACCTGGAAGAGGCCGACGGCCTGGCCAGCCGCATCGTGGTCATCAACAAGGGGAAGGTGATCGCCGAGGGTACGCCTTCGCAGATCAAGGCGAAGGTCACCGGCCGCACCATCAAGTGCGTCACCGATCTGGAGGAGAGCGTGCTGTGGACCCTGCCGGAGGTCACTTCCGTGGAAGTAAAGCTCGGTGTCACCATCGTTCGCACGGCGCAGGCTGAAGCCGTAATACGCCAGATGCTGCGGATGGATGAATCACTGCACAGCCTCGAAATCACAAGCCCCGCGCTTGAGGATGCCTTCCTTGCGCTGACCAAAGGAGAAGAGTAA
- a CDS encoding response regulator transcription factor, which yields MTKIEVLLAEDQGMVLGALAALLNTEPDITVVGTASNGSLALEAIAKKPPQVLVTDIEMPQMTGLELAAAVKERFPKTRIVILTTFARPGYLRRALDAGAQGYLLKDRPASELAEAIRRVHRGLRVVDPDLAAEAWTADPDPLTDRERQILQRAGDGMSTAEVARELGLSEGTVRNYLSESIAKLGVSNRIEAARLARSKGWL from the coding sequence ATGACGAAGATTGAAGTACTCCTGGCCGAAGACCAGGGCATGGTGCTGGGCGCTCTGGCCGCACTACTGAATACAGAGCCGGACATCACCGTGGTGGGCACGGCAAGCAATGGCAGCCTCGCCCTGGAGGCAATTGCGAAGAAGCCGCCGCAGGTGCTGGTCACCGACATCGAGATGCCGCAGATGACCGGCCTGGAACTGGCCGCCGCCGTGAAGGAACGCTTCCCGAAGACACGCATCGTCATCCTGACCACCTTCGCGCGCCCCGGCTACCTGCGCCGCGCTCTCGATGCAGGGGCGCAGGGATACCTGCTGAAAGATCGTCCCGCATCGGAACTGGCCGAGGCCATTCGCCGCGTCCATCGCGGGCTGCGCGTTGTAGACCCCGATCTCGCCGCCGAAGCATGGACCGCGGACCCGGACCCGTTGACCGATCGCGAACGCCAGATCCTGCAGCGCGCCGGCGATGGCATGTCCACAGCCGAGGTTGCGCGCGAGCTTGGCCTCAGCGAAGGCACCGTGCGCAACTACCTGTCCGAATCCATCGCGAAACTCGGCGTCTCCAACCGCATCGAAGCCGCACGCCTGGCACGCTCCAAGGGCTGGCTGTAA
- a CDS encoding DUF5060 domain-containing protein: MNRREMLKSGGALLVAGVSTNSMQAAAPAAKNSAKVERWDVFEITLNGPKEGNPFLDVWVRASFRKGGREMLIDGFYDGDGVYKVRFMPDSTGAWSYTTDSNSTALKGRTGSFEVTPATAGNHGPVGVRDTFHFGYADGTPYYPFGTTCYAWVHQTEQLEQETLAALKTGPFNKMRMCIFPKWYQYNHGVPPRFPFPRTGETNDYSRFNPEFFQHIEKRILDLRALNIEADLILFHPYDHWGFQEMPAEVDDRYLKYVIARFGAYRNVWWSLANEFDLMKKKNSGDWDRYAEIVTENDPYGHLRSIHYSKAPYDYARVWCTHACVQDYAFDKAASWRAAWRKPVIFDECMYEGNINSRWGNLSGEEMTRRFWLCVVAGVYAGHGETYVTENDIENDKAILWWSHGGSLKGTSPGRIGFLRKLVEDTAAAGGGQIGFTQIEPPYYPSAKRSQDEAFLFYLDFHQALYYDFLLPEKGKYKADLIDPWAMTVTPVTGEFSGKSRVKLTGKPYMAVRFTRI; encoded by the coding sequence ATGAACCGCAGAGAGATGCTGAAGTCCGGCGGCGCGCTTTTGGTGGCCGGTGTGTCGACAAACAGTATGCAGGCGGCTGCCCCCGCTGCAAAAAACAGTGCAAAGGTTGAGCGCTGGGACGTCTTTGAGATCACGTTGAACGGCCCGAAGGAAGGCAATCCCTTCCTCGATGTCTGGGTCAGGGCCAGCTTCCGCAAGGGCGGCCGCGAGATGCTCATCGACGGCTTCTACGACGGTGACGGCGTCTACAAGGTGCGCTTCATGCCGGACTCAACCGGTGCCTGGAGCTACACCACTGACAGCAACAGCACCGCGCTCAAGGGCAGGACCGGCAGCTTCGAGGTGACGCCCGCAACGGCCGGCAACCACGGTCCGGTCGGCGTACGCGACACCTTCCACTTCGGCTACGCGGACGGCACTCCCTACTACCCCTTCGGCACCACCTGCTACGCGTGGGTGCACCAGACGGAACAGCTTGAGCAGGAGACGTTGGCCGCGCTGAAGACCGGACCCTTCAACAAGATGCGCATGTGCATCTTCCCCAAGTGGTACCAGTACAACCACGGTGTTCCTCCGCGTTTTCCGTTCCCGCGCACGGGAGAGACCAACGACTACTCCCGCTTCAATCCGGAGTTCTTCCAGCACATTGAGAAGCGCATCCTCGACCTCCGCGCCCTGAACATTGAAGCTGACCTGATCCTCTTTCACCCCTATGACCACTGGGGTTTTCAGGAGATGCCTGCCGAGGTCGACGACCGTTATCTGAAGTATGTGATCGCGCGCTTCGGAGCCTACCGCAACGTCTGGTGGTCGCTGGCCAACGAATTTGACCTGATGAAGAAGAAGAACTCCGGCGACTGGGACCGTTATGCGGAGATCGTTACAGAGAACGATCCCTATGGCCACCTGCGCTCCATTCACTACAGCAAGGCTCCGTATGACTATGCACGTGTGTGGTGCACCCACGCCTGCGTGCAGGACTACGCCTTCGACAAGGCCGCAAGCTGGCGCGCCGCCTGGCGCAAGCCCGTCATTTTTGATGAGTGCATGTACGAGGGCAACATCAACTCGCGCTGGGGCAATCTGTCCGGCGAAGAGATGACGCGCCGCTTCTGGCTCTGCGTGGTTGCGGGCGTCTACGCAGGCCATGGTGAGACCTACGTCACCGAAAACGACATCGAGAATGACAAGGCCATTCTCTGGTGGTCGCACGGTGGCTCGCTGAAGGGCACCAGCCCCGGGCGCATCGGCTTCCTGCGCAAGCTCGTTGAGGATACGGCAGCGGCAGGCGGCGGACAGATCGGCTTCACGCAGATTGAGCCGCCCTACTATCCCAGCGCGAAGCGCAGCCAGGACGAGGCCTTCCTCTTCTACCTCGACTTCCACCAGGCGCTCTACTACGACTTCCTTCTGCCGGAGAAGGGCAAATACAAGGCGGACCTGATCGATCCGTGGGCGATGACCGTGACGCCTGTCACCGGAGAGTTCAGTGGAAAGAGCCGCGTCAAGCTGACAGGCAAACCCTACATGGCCGTGCGCTTTACCCGCATCTAG
- a CDS encoding sensor histidine kinase, with translation METCDTITEAAPPQKPRRMLRYMSLLYTAFCLIQPILDNTRREWILLAIAYSIFLASYIAATELRPGKLRALSFVVLFAIGYVYVPFNNSASGLYVYPTAILPFTVRSPRHVIYALCAHCAAIVVSMKLLGAQPWSVGLGLFLTVVVCLSNLYYAAQQKSDAKLRMAHEEIEHLATVAERERIARDLHDLLGHTLTVIALKSELAGKLIAQNPDAAAAEIAEIQQTSRHALAEVREAVLGYRSQGLNAEVDRARKTLATASIKLVCDGLPNELPIAEETVLCLAIRESMTNIMRHSGATEVWMRFRFHDGRLNMTVEDNGKGGVKEEGFGLRGMRERIEALGGRLSIQSEAGTRLTIDLPKGAATA, from the coding sequence ATGGAGACGTGTGACACGATCACGGAAGCTGCCCCGCCGCAGAAGCCGCGGCGGATGCTCCGCTACATGTCGCTGCTCTACACCGCCTTCTGCCTGATTCAGCCGATTCTCGACAACACGCGCCGCGAGTGGATCTTGCTCGCGATTGCATACAGCATCTTTCTGGCGTCGTACATCGCTGCCACGGAACTGCGTCCCGGGAAGCTCCGCGCGCTCAGCTTCGTGGTGCTCTTTGCAATCGGCTATGTGTATGTGCCATTCAATAACAGCGCCTCTGGCCTGTACGTTTATCCAACGGCGATCCTGCCGTTTACGGTCCGGTCGCCTCGGCATGTCATCTATGCGCTGTGTGCGCATTGTGCAGCCATCGTCGTTAGCATGAAGCTTCTTGGCGCGCAGCCCTGGTCGGTTGGCCTGGGACTCTTCCTCACCGTCGTCGTTTGCCTCAGCAACCTGTACTATGCGGCGCAGCAGAAGAGCGATGCCAAGCTGCGGATGGCGCATGAGGAGATTGAACACCTGGCCACGGTGGCCGAACGCGAACGCATTGCACGCGACCTGCATGACCTTCTGGGCCACACGCTCACCGTCATTGCGTTGAAAAGTGAGCTCGCGGGCAAGTTGATTGCGCAGAACCCCGACGCTGCTGCGGCGGAGATTGCGGAGATCCAGCAGACCTCGCGTCACGCGCTGGCCGAGGTGAGGGAAGCCGTGCTGGGCTACCGCTCCCAGGGGCTGAACGCCGAGGTAGATCGTGCTCGCAAGACGCTGGCGACGGCCAGCATCAAGCTGGTGTGTGACGGCCTGCCCAACGAGCTTCCTATCGCGGAGGAGACGGTTCTCTGCCTTGCCATACGCGAAAGCATGACCAACATCATGCGTCACTCCGGCGCCACCGAGGTCTGGATGCGTTTCCGCTTTCACGATGGTCGCCTGAACATGACCGTGGAAGACAATGGCAAGGGCGGCGTTAAGGAAGAGGGCTTCGGTCTGCGCGGCATGCGTGAACGCATTGAAGCGCTGGGCGGGCGGCTCTCCATCCAGTCGGAAGCAGGAACGCGGCTGACCATTGACCTGCCGAAGGGTGCCGCAACCGCATGA
- a CDS encoding GH92 family glycosyl hydrolase, with translation MRLRPLIPALVLLCFSASIALYAQKAGEIDPMLGADKGGNVFVGPTLPFGMAKPGPDYGVSGGNSGWKPTGNLSGFSQLHVSGTGGGPKYGNIQVQAMLGKADPAHSAVPRKDEHAEVGYYSVVLGDTGIHAEITTARRTPVYRFTYPAGKDRTLLVDVGHLLMQLHDSPHRYHEGQIVHSTQVEVLSPTEIAGMQASVIGWNIQTTPMKVYFYLKTDTSAVASGTWQDGKAPVAGAKSATYAMPFTMKTLPDPPAPIVSTGAYLTFAPGAKPVMVKVGVSFVSIEQAKQNAMTEVPGFDFDGTRKAVVAAWDKALSTLKVEGGTADERQQLATGLYHSMLMPVDRTGENPLWQSSTPYYDDFYCIWDTFRSSTPLLTLLAPQRVTAILQSLLEIQDHDGFFLDGRAGNFAGRTQGGSDAEMMFTDAYVKHLSGLDWERVYKAMRHDADVDSPEYTRFGRGDMEEWKRLGYLSIEHSDPTGGPNGGPDRPGNRSMEYAANDYAVALMAKGLHHDADATLFQERAANWKRLWYPEAVDHTEGGDIKGFIWMKHADGRWKENFNPRLVGTWYTDNFYEASTWTYSFYVPQDMRELIRTMGGDVAFKKRLDLFFANDLSKRSRYRFDVGNEPGFLTPYLYNWIGEQSSTASLIHKVLDANYHSGTGGLPGNDDSGAMGSFYVFNRMGFFPVAAQDVYLIGSPSFPRSTITLGNGKQFSVIAENLSPANFYIQSATWNGKPYHRSWFTHEQLASGGDLKLVMTDKPTHWDTGDPPPSMSDKQ, from the coding sequence ATGCGACTGCGCCCCCTGATCCCCGCTCTTGTTCTTCTCTGCTTTTCTGCTTCCATCGCGCTGTACGCGCAGAAGGCCGGGGAGATTGACCCCATGCTTGGCGCCGATAAAGGGGGCAATGTTTTCGTCGGCCCAACGTTGCCTTTTGGCATGGCGAAGCCCGGGCCAGACTATGGTGTGAGCGGCGGCAACTCCGGATGGAAGCCAACGGGGAATCTCAGCGGCTTTTCGCAACTCCATGTCTCCGGTACGGGCGGCGGCCCGAAGTACGGCAACATCCAGGTGCAGGCCATGCTGGGCAAGGCCGACCCCGCGCATAGTGCTGTACCGCGTAAGGACGAGCACGCTGAAGTCGGTTACTACTCCGTCGTTCTGGGCGATACCGGCATCCATGCGGAGATCACCACCGCGCGCCGCACTCCCGTCTATCGCTTCACCTATCCTGCGGGCAAAGACCGCACGCTGCTTGTCGATGTCGGCCACCTGCTGATGCAGTTGCACGATTCACCGCATCGTTATCACGAAGGGCAGATCGTCCACTCCACCCAGGTCGAGGTGCTCTCTCCAACCGAGATCGCGGGCATGCAGGCCTCCGTCATCGGATGGAACATCCAGACCACACCGATGAAGGTCTACTTCTACCTGAAGACGGACACGTCCGCCGTCGCCAGCGGCACATGGCAGGACGGTAAGGCTCCCGTCGCGGGCGCGAAGTCCGCCACCTACGCCATGCCCTTCACCATGAAGACGCTGCCCGATCCACCTGCGCCCATCGTCAGCACCGGCGCATACCTCACCTTCGCTCCCGGCGCAAAGCCGGTCATGGTGAAGGTGGGTGTCTCCTTCGTCTCGATCGAACAGGCAAAGCAAAACGCGATGACGGAGGTCCCAGGCTTTGACTTCGACGGTACGCGCAAAGCCGTGGTCGCTGCATGGGACAAGGCTCTTTCTACTCTCAAGGTCGAAGGCGGCACCGCCGACGAACGGCAGCAGCTCGCCACCGGGCTCTATCACTCCATGCTGATGCCGGTCGACCGCACGGGTGAGAATCCGCTGTGGCAAAGCAGCACGCCCTACTATGACGACTTCTATTGCATCTGGGATACCTTCCGCTCATCCACGCCGCTGCTTACCCTGCTTGCGCCACAGCGCGTCACCGCGATCCTGCAATCGCTGTTGGAGATCCAGGACCACGACGGCTTCTTCCTCGATGGCCGCGCCGGCAACTTCGCAGGCCGTACGCAGGGTGGATCCGACGCGGAGATGATGTTCACCGATGCCTACGTAAAACATCTATCGGGGCTCGATTGGGAGCGTGTCTACAAGGCCATGCGTCATGATGCGGATGTTGACTCGCCGGAGTACACACGCTTTGGCCGCGGCGATATGGAGGAGTGGAAGCGTCTCGGCTATCTCTCCATCGAACACTCTGACCCCACCGGTGGCCCAAACGGTGGTCCGGACCGTCCCGGCAACCGCTCCATGGAGTATGCCGCGAATGATTACGCCGTCGCGCTGATGGCCAAGGGTCTGCATCACGATGCCGATGCAACGCTCTTTCAGGAGCGCGCCGCGAACTGGAAGCGGCTCTGGTACCCGGAGGCCGTGGACCATACCGAAGGTGGCGACATAAAAGGCTTTATCTGGATGAAGCACGCCGACGGACGTTGGAAAGAGAACTTCAACCCGCGTCTGGTGGGCACCTGGTACACCGATAACTTTTACGAGGCCAGCACCTGGACCTACTCGTTCTACGTGCCGCAGGACATGCGCGAACTCATCCGCACCATGGGCGGTGACGTCGCTTTCAAAAAACGGCTTGACCTGTTCTTTGCCAACGACCTCAGCAAGCGTAGCCGCTACCGCTTTGACGTGGGCAACGAACCCGGCTTCCTCACGCCCTACCTCTATAACTGGATCGGCGAGCAGAGCAGCACGGCCAGCCTGATTCACAAGGTGCTGGACGCAAACTATCACTCCGGCACCGGCGGTCTGCCGGGCAATGATGACTCCGGCGCCATGGGCTCCTTCTATGTCTTCAATCGCATGGGCTTCTTCCCGGTGGCGGCGCAGGATGTCTACCTGATCGGATCGCCATCGTTTCCGCGTTCGACCATCACGCTCGGTAACGGCAAACAGTTTTCGGTGATCGCGGAAAATTTATCACCCGCCAATTTCTACATCCAAAGCGCGACGTGGAACGGCAAACCCTATCATCGCTCCTGGTTCACCCACGAACAGCTCGCCAGCGGAGGCGATCTGAAGCTGGTCATGACCGATAAGCCAACACACTGGGACACCGGTGACCCGCCGCCTTCCATGTCCGACAAACAGTAA
- a CDS encoding ABC transporter permease — MATMTVAPRLPLFRKEAKYEFLRLLRARTFTLATIGFPLMFYLLFGVVNSRAGQENLSASKYLMATYAIFGLVGSSLFGISITLASERTLGWLELKQASPMPASAYLVAKLLTAFAFAMIIFGLLLTIGLTMGHVTISVLEIRNLALTIFGGVLPFASMGLMLAMVVPPQAAPGIINLIYLPMSFCSGLWMPMTMLPHWLQTIAPLWPTYHLAQLAIHGIGFPMRGTVAGHILALAGFTVLMLTLAILLFRRNASRA, encoded by the coding sequence ATGGCAACCATGACCGTAGCTCCCCGCCTCCCGCTGTTCCGCAAAGAGGCAAAGTATGAGTTTCTTCGCCTGCTGCGCGCCCGTACCTTTACCCTGGCAACCATCGGCTTTCCGCTGATGTTCTACCTGCTCTTCGGTGTGGTGAACAGCCGCGCCGGGCAGGAGAATCTTTCCGCCAGCAAGTATCTGATGGCTACCTACGCTATCTTCGGGCTGGTGGGCTCGTCGCTGTTCGGTATCAGCATTACGTTGGCCAGCGAGCGCACGCTGGGCTGGCTGGAGCTGAAGCAGGCCAGCCCGATGCCCGCCTCCGCCTACCTGGTGGCCAAGCTGCTGACCGCCTTTGCCTTCGCCATGATCATCTTTGGCCTTCTGCTGACCATCGGCCTGACAATGGGACATGTAACCATCAGCGTCCTTGAGATCCGCAACCTTGCGCTGACCATCTTCGGAGGCGTGCTGCCCTTTGCCTCCATGGGGCTGATGCTGGCCATGGTGGTGCCGCCGCAGGCTGCTCCCGGCATCATCAACCTGATCTACCTGCCCATGAGCTTCTGCTCCGGCCTGTGGATGCCCATGACTATGCTGCCCCATTGGCTGCAGACCATCGCTCCGCTGTGGCCCACGTATCACCTTGCGCAGCTTGCCATTCACGGCATCGGTTTCCCCATGCGGGGCACCGTCGCCGGACACATTCTGGCTCTGGCAGGGTTCACCGTGCTGATGCTCACGCTCGCAATCCTGCTCTTCCGCCGTAATGCGAGCCGCGCATGA
- a CDS encoding TonB-dependent receptor yields the protein MHLKTLVLTTLFAGTLAAQQCTPVTGMVHDATGAVIADATVTVDTRPAIVTDKQGRFSLGCLSGRHTLLVEAISFAPETLPLNGATTFNITLKPETVTTAVDAVLDGSGLDTSAGEAAGSRTLNRQDLAQMADDPDDLQRQLQAMAAVSGGAPGAATITVDGFQNGSRMPPKSSIAFVRVNPDLFSAEYERPPYEGGRIEIITRPGQDKFHGSLFLTDSDTLFNARDPFATSRAAIGKRRYGFDLSGPFFSKKRDFTLSLEKRDIDDFAVVNAVTLDSNGNQQVTNQNVPTPQRLWMANARLGMMLNPKNNFTVSYTANVNSLANLAVGGTSLPEAGYDSQQAEHIIRATNVTTVSPRIVHETRTSFMWRNRDDAPHSTAAALQVAGAFTAGGYTGGLFQSHEKVTEVDDDILLSTKKHAIKLGLQMINNLEHLNQPDTFNGSYVFSGATVNGLNISGVEQYRRALLGLPGGTATTYTVNQGSPTVDFNQLRLVLFAQDQWKLTPHVQVALGLRYALQTSPSTFTNFGPRAGISWSPDKKQRLVLRARAGLFFSPIDTSNTAATLRLNGITQQQNLIYNANYGSPFAGATPVHALRTYAGNMMQVPSLQTHLGAEYEMPGHWHVQSNLYVVRAWDTMRSRNVNAPLNNQPTGPRPSLANTNIFQYQQTGHIHGNVLFVGVDQHSLRRFQIFLGYVRMDLRSDSDGAGTFPQSNLTKAGEESRPSWVNTHRVISIGQVSLPQKFTLSQVFNATSGSPVNLTTGLDTNGDGIFNERPQYATSAANAYQTPFGLLTATGGTGAFPRNAATLPWTVQLDTNLSRSFALSKKDTARTITFNARAANLLNHTNVTAMGSVLGSPLFLKPYASDAGRRIEFGARFNF from the coding sequence ATGCACCTGAAGACACTCGTACTCACCACACTCTTCGCCGGAACGCTCGCAGCCCAGCAGTGCACGCCCGTTACGGGCATGGTGCATGATGCGACGGGCGCGGTGATCGCGGATGCCACCGTAACGGTGGACACCCGGCCAGCCATCGTCACCGATAAGCAGGGCCGCTTCTCGCTGGGCTGCCTTAGCGGCAGACATACGCTACTGGTCGAGGCCATTAGTTTTGCGCCAGAGACGCTGCCACTGAATGGCGCCACTACGTTCAACATCACGCTGAAGCCGGAGACGGTGACCACAGCGGTCGACGCCGTGCTGGACGGTAGTGGGCTCGACACCAGCGCGGGCGAGGCGGCGGGATCGCGCACACTCAATCGCCAGGACCTGGCCCAGATGGCTGACGATCCTGACGATCTGCAGCGACAGTTGCAGGCCATGGCGGCGGTCTCCGGAGGGGCGCCGGGTGCGGCCACTATCACGGTCGACGGATTTCAAAACGGCAGCCGCATGCCGCCGAAGTCATCCATTGCGTTTGTGCGGGTGAATCCCGACCTGTTCTCTGCCGAGTACGAACGCCCTCCGTATGAAGGTGGACGCATCGAGATCATCACGCGGCCGGGGCAGGACAAGTTTCATGGCTCACTGTTCCTGACCGACTCCGACACGCTGTTCAATGCGCGCGATCCCTTTGCAACCAGCCGTGCCGCGATCGGAAAGCGTCGCTATGGGTTTGATCTGTCAGGACCGTTCTTTTCGAAGAAGCGCGACTTTACCCTGTCGCTGGAGAAGCGCGACATCGATGACTTCGCCGTGGTGAACGCTGTGACGCTGGACAGCAACGGCAACCAGCAGGTAACCAACCAGAATGTGCCTACTCCGCAGCGGTTGTGGATGGCCAACGCGCGGCTGGGCATGATGCTCAACCCGAAGAACAACTTCACTGTCAGCTATACGGCGAACGTGAACTCGCTGGCGAACCTTGCCGTGGGGGGCACGTCGTTGCCGGAAGCCGGCTATGACAGCCAGCAGGCCGAGCACATCATTCGCGCGACGAATGTTACGACGGTCTCGCCACGCATTGTGCATGAAACACGCACCAGCTTTATGTGGCGCAACCGCGATGATGCTCCTCACTCCACGGCGGCTGCGCTGCAGGTTGCAGGCGCGTTTACCGCGGGCGGCTACACCGGCGGGTTGTTTCAAAGCCACGAGAAGGTGACTGAAGTAGATGACGACATCCTTCTCAGCACGAAGAAGCACGCCATCAAGCTGGGTCTGCAGATGATCAACAACCTGGAGCATCTGAACCAGCCGGACACCTTCAACGGCAGCTATGTCTTCAGCGGAGCAACGGTCAACGGGCTGAACATCAGCGGCGTGGAGCAGTATCGCCGCGCGCTGCTTGGGCTGCCCGGCGGCACCGCAACGACGTACACCGTCAACCAGGGCTCGCCCACCGTCGACTTCAACCAGCTTCGCCTTGTGCTCTTCGCACAGGACCAGTGGAAGCTGACGCCGCATGTGCAGGTTGCCCTGGGCCTGCGCTATGCCCTGCAGACATCGCCTTCGACCTTTACCAACTTTGGGCCACGCGCCGGAATCTCCTGGTCGCCAGACAAGAAACAGCGGCTGGTGCTGCGCGCACGTGCGGGGTTGTTCTTCTCGCCGATTGACACCAGTAACACAGCAGCAACGCTGCGCCTGAACGGCATCACGCAGCAACAGAACCTGATCTACAACGCGAACTACGGGTCGCCGTTCGCCGGTGCGACTCCGGTCCACGCCTTGCGCACCTATGCGGGCAACATGATGCAGGTTCCGTCACTGCAGACGCACCTTGGCGCGGAGTATGAGATGCCCGGTCACTGGCACGTGCAAAGTAATCTCTACGTCGTGCGTGCGTGGGACACCATGCGTTCGCGCAATGTGAATGCGCCGCTGAACAACCAGCCCACGGGTCCACGCCCCTCGCTGGCCAATACCAATATTTTTCAGTACCAGCAGACCGGGCACATCCACGGCAACGTCCTGTTTGTCGGTGTGGACCAGCACAGCCTGCGCCGCTTCCAGATCTTTCTCGGCTATGTGCGCATGGACCTGCGTTCGGACAGCGATGGCGCGGGTACCTTCCCGCAGTCGAACCTGACGAAGGCGGGTGAGGAGTCGCGGCCATCGTGGGTGAATACGCATCGTGTCATCAGCATTGGGCAGGTCAGCCTTCCGCAGAAGTTCACGCTCAGCCAGGTGTTCAACGCAACCTCAGGCTCGCCGGTCAACCTGACCACTGGGCTTGATACCAACGGCGATGGCATCTTCAACGAACGGCCGCAGTATGCAACGTCCGCGGCCAATGCGTACCAGACACCCTTTGGCCTGCTGACCGCAACCGGCGGCACGGGAGCCTTTCCACGCAATGCAGCGACGCTTCCCTGGACCGTTCAGCTTGATACCAACCTGAGCCGCAGTTTTGCACTCTCGAAGAAGGACACTGCACGCACCATCACCTTCAACGCACGCGCAGCCAATCTGCTGAACCACACCAACGTAACGGCGATGGGCAGCGTGCTTGGCTCGCCGCTGTTCCTCAAGCCCTACGCCTCGGACGCCGGCCGCCGCATCGAGTTCGGCGCGCGCTTCAACTTCTAA